DNA sequence from the Cryptococcus decagattii chromosome 5, complete sequence genome:
AAAAAGAATCCTTCAAATTACTTCTCAGCTCGCTTAATGACGATTTGAATGCTGTTAGAAAAGAGTTGGAGATTTCAAACACCCAAAATGCGAAATTGGAGAAAAAAATGAACGTCGACAGCGCAGAGCTTGCCAAGATGCGGAAAGAGATGGGAGATTTGCGAAATGAACTGGACAGCGTGGCCAcggagaaggaagagttgaagcATCAATTAAGGAACCATCCTGATACGGCCGAACTCGCTAAGACTCGAGACGAAATCAAAGACTTTAACAGGGTCATTAATGATGCTCTCctcgagaagaagaagctcgaGGAGTCTCTTGCCAATCATCCCGACACTGCTGCTCTCGCCGATGCCAGATCCGAACTCAAGTCTTTTTCCGCGCAACTTACGGAAGCTAAACAGTCCCTTTCATCCTCCGATGCTGAAGTGGAACTTCTCCGAGAGCGTATCGCCTCTATGGAAAGGTCTCACAAGAACTTGGTTGAGGACAACGCCTTCATGCGTAAGCAGTATGATGAGGCGAGTAACAGGGCGGTTGAGGAAGTACAACAAGCCAACTTGCTGCGTGATCAAGTCAAACGACTGGCCGGACAGCTTAAACTTGGTCTTAAACAGCGCGAAATCTTCAATGCAACCGTCGCTGCTCAACGAAATGATGAGACCTGCAGACTTCGTGCTCAGATCAAAGTCCTTCTGGACCAATCCCGCCGAACAGACGACGACATCCGACACAAGGCCCAGTTCTACAAGAAGTACAAGGCAGAGTACGACAACATTGTCCGTACAGCTTCTGAGCAGTCTGATAAGATTGAAAGATTGGAAGAGAGGGTGGGGACGCTTGTGGATAAGCTAGAGACTCTCAGAGCTGTGAAGATGGGCGCATTTGACGTGGATGagagtgaggatgagaatggcAACCAGAGGAATGGAGTGTCCCCGCTACACTTCCATACGCCGGACAAGGGAGTTGCTGCTGCACGACTTCCATTCCCTGCTACGAGCGACAATGACAATGTGTTTGGCGTGCAGGTTCAACGAGAAGCTCAGGCGATTAGGCCGGTAATAAAGGAGGGTGGGGAAGGATATGTATGTAAGTGGAGAGTCGGAGACGAGGCTTGTCAGGTCGTCTGTGATACCGTAGAGGTAAGTTTAAAATTTTCTTGATTGCATACTGCATTGCTGATAGGCCAATAGGAAATTCACACACACGCTATCGCACACCAAAAGGAGGAGTTGGAGGCGAAGGGAATAGCCATATAATGGAACTTATCAGAGAAATCGAAATATGAAAAAGTATGTTAGCCCTTTCTTTTGTGGCAAATTTTGTAAGGCTTAATAGTCCAGGGCATAGAGCTTTCTTTTTAGATTGTTTGAAATGCATCGCCCCATGTGGACAATCGCTTAACTTTGTGTGTTCTGACAGACCAGCTAACAACGTTCATTTGGCTATTGATACAACATTTGTCTATAGAAAGCAATAATTAAACTCAACGAAATTATGCGGTAGTTGGTTTTTCTAATGAAGACTCAAGGTTGGCATGGATATCTAACTTGCGCTGCTCAATCCTATCCAAGAGCTTCTGGGTAATATCATTCCAAACTTTTGAGGATGCCGTTTCAAGATATTTGTCAAGTAATGGAAAATGTTCTGTGCCGTCATTTGTTTGCCCTTCTGCGGCCTCGTCGGATGAGTGTTCCACCGCGCCCTCCCCTAGTACTTCTCCTTTGCTGACCGCATCCAACAACGAGACCAGCACCGTATCAATTGGCACCCTCCCCAAGAATCCTATTCCTTCCCTTTGAGCCATAGCTTCTCCACCGCCCTTTCCGAATGTGTCACTAATTTCGCCGCAGCAAGGGCACACATATCCCGCCATGTTCTCTACGAGGCCCATGACTGGTAAAGACAGCTTGCGGgtgaaagagagagattTGAGGGTGTCATTTAAGGCTGTTGTTTGAGGAGTGGAAATGAGGATACTTGTCGGCGTTGTGGGATTAGACGCGGTAGGCGTAAAaaggggatgaagatgagttACAAGGGAAATGTGTTCGTCCGAGGTTCCTGCACCATTTGTCAGGCCGTAATTTTTGGTAAGAGACTGGTGACTCACCTGGTGGAGTATCGATGATAAGGTAATCCAAGTCTCCCCATCTAACTTCTGACAAGAACTGCCTGATCATTCCGTCTTTTTTCGGTCCTCTCCAAACCACACTATCACCTCTATCCTTTAACAAGAATCCAATACTCATAACACCCAGCCGTCTTCCTTGGTCCACATATACAGGCACCCAGCCGGCTGATGATTGGTGAACAGTGGCTGTGGGGGTATCGAGTCCGACCATACGCGGAAGCGAGGGACCCGTTATATCGAGATCTATGAGGCCAACACGATTTGTGGGAGATTGTGCCAAAAGAGACAAAGCGAGCTGCACAGAGGACGAAGACTTGCCTACTCCGCCTAGACTGGTTTGTCAGCACGAGCAGGTAGGTGATCGAAGAGCTGGACTAACCCTTCCCGGATAGGACTATGATGATATTTTTCACAGATGACAGTCTGCGAGATACCGGTGTCTCTGTTATATCCGCCATAGCTGTTCTTTTTAAGAATAAATGTGAATCCAAAATTGGCTCAAAATGTAAGCAAATTATGATGGTGTTAGTCAAACAAGCGTCTTGCAACAGCAGCGTCACTACAAAAGGTCTTACGTAACAATTTGCCACCTATTGCCCCTTTCGCCCTTCGACTTAATTCGAAGCGTGATCTTGACGGCAACTTACAACAGGATTCTCTTCTTATTTTCTAACCTACTAAAACGCTTCGAGTATGTCCAACGTTGGTACAGTGAAGCATATTCCCAAGGAAGTGCGATACAACTTCCTCAACGTACGTATCTCTTCACCTAGCTGAAGTGGGATTAAGAGCTAACATGGCTCATAGATGGCCGCTCCGGCGAGCTATGTGGCTGGTCTCGGTCGAGGGTGAGTTGGATCTGCGCTCAATCTCTGTGTGGTTTTTAACTGATAGGAATATAGTGCTTCTGGTTTCACAACTCGATCCGATATTGGTCCCGCCCGAGCTGGCCCCAGTGCAGAGGTTGTTGCGGAAGCTCAAGCTCGCCgtggtgaagaagaaatccCTGATCCAGATGCTTTTCAAGATCCGGATGATGAAAGGAACTTGTTTGCAGGTACTGTTTATGAAgcggatgatgaagaggccGACAGGGTGTGGGACAGCGTCGATGCCAGAATGGATGCGAGAAGAAAGGCCAGACGGTGGGTGTTTCCTGTTGTCTCATTCCTGTTACTGATTAGATATGCAGGGACGCTGCCGAAGCGAAAGCTGCGGCTGAAGAGCGCGCTCGCAATCCTAAACTTCAAACACAATTTGCAGACTTAAAGCGATCTCTCTCGAGCCTTAATGATGCTGACTGGGACGCCATCCCTGAAGCAGGAAACTTGActggaaaaaggagaaaagcCAACTTGCGAATGGAAGAAAATCAAAATGGAAGAAGCTACAATGTCAGCGACACTGTCATTGCGGATGCCGTGAAGAGGAATGCTATGGTAGGAGAGTTGGATCCGGCGGAAGTGAGTAATCTGGTAGTAAATTATCTTTGAAACTAATCACTTCCACAGGCCGGTATCGGTATCGATGGCACCGAAACAGATCTTGTTTCAATCGGTAATGCCAGAGACCGAGTATTATCATTGCAACTTGACCAAGTGAGTTGGGGGATTAATTGTGGGTTGTGGTGTTGGTATTGACTGCTTGATTAGGCCACACGAGATGCTTCAAACGGCTCTTCTACCAGCATCGACCCTAAGGGCTATATGACAGCTCTTAACAGTCAAATTGTTCAAACAGACGCTCAAATCGGTGACATCAAGCAGGCTCGCCAACTCTTGCAAAACCTTATCCAGTCTAATCCGAAACACGCCCCTGGATGGATCGCCGCTGCCTCCTTGGAAGTACACGCCAAAAAGATGGTCGCTGCTAGAAAGATTATTGCCGAAGGATGTGAGAAGTGTCCGAAGAACGAGGATGTTTGGTTCCATGCCGCTGAACTCAACACACCGGAGAAT
Encoded proteins:
- a CDS encoding cytosolic Fe-S cluster assembly factor CFD1 — encoded protein: MADITETPVSRRLSSVKNIIIVLSGKGGVGKSSSSVQLALSLLAQSPTNRVGLIDLDITGPSLPRMVGLDTPTATVHQSSAGWVPVYVDQGRRLGVMSIGFLLKDRGDSVVWRGPKKDGMIRQFLSEVRWGDLDYLIIDTPPGTSDEHISLVTHLHPLFTPTASNPTTPTSILISTPQTTALNDTLKSLSFTRKLSLPVMGLVENMAGYVCPCCGEISDTFGKGGGEAMAQREGIGFLGRVPIDTVLVSLLDAVSKGEVLGEGAVEHSSDEAAEGQTNDGTEHFPLLDKYLETASSKVWNDITQKLLDRIEQRKLDIHANLESSLEKPTTA